Proteins encoded together in one Impatiens glandulifera chromosome 1, dImpGla2.1, whole genome shotgun sequence window:
- the LOC124945962 gene encoding sex-determining region Y protein-like, producing MLHMRTQFPFQPSDQAFSSNMHQKIHFPNSVNQLLAIQEPWPQHQHEPQSHDQQSAQVGFNVMDPSQSHALGSFEEGVYIHDHLQQQHHHLQQPQLHDHHPSPSQALSSFEGADYNHQRPNYLLQGQHQHHHLQQHQNSTQQP from the coding sequence ATGTTGCACATGAGAACCCAATTTCCATTTCAGCCTTCTGATCAGGCCTTTTCTTCAAACATGCATCAGAAGATCCACTTTCCAAATTCAGTTAATCAACTATTAGCCATTCAAGAGCCCTGGCCCCAACATCAACATGAACCACAATCGCACGACCAACAGTCTGCTCAAGTTGGATTCAACGTCATGGATCCATCTCAATCTCATGCTTTGGGTTCATTTGAGGAGGGTGTTTATATTCATGATCATCTTCAGCAGCAGCATCATCATCTACAACAACCACAATTGCACGATCATCATCCATCTCCATCTCAGGCTTTGAGTTCATTCGAGGGTGCTGATTATAATCATCAACGTCCTAATTATCTTCTTCAGGGGcagcatcaacatcatcatctaCAACAACATCAGAATTCTACGCAACAACCATAG
- the LOC124921525 gene encoding polygalacturonase-like produces the protein SLIVFPVLLSNIIVLMMPVAFGAHTYNVVTLGAKPGGKTDSTKAFLTAWASACSSTGQATIYVPKGTYLIGSTITFNGQTCRSSSITIHIDGTLVAPSNYRKLGSSANWIIFQRTNRLSIYGGTLDAKGSGLWACKASGSHCPSGATSLEFSNSKNVLVSGLTSLNSQMFHIVINGCNNVKLQALKISASSNSPNTDGIHISSSSGITVVNSKIGTGDDCISIGPGSTNLWIENIGCGPGHGISIGSLGKDVKEAGVQNVTVRTATFTGTQNGIRIKTWAKLSNGFVTNVHFQHVTMVGVQNPVIIDQHYCDGNNNCPNLGSGIKISDVTYEDIHGTSATVVALNFNCNKVKPCSGIMLKGVNLIYANSKTVVRSSCSNIRGSASRVVSPRSCL, from the exons TCCTCCTCTCTAATATTATTGTGCTCATGATGCCAGTTGCATTTGGAGCTCACACATACAATGTAGTGACCCTTGGAGCCAAGCCAGGCGGAAAGACCGACTCTACAAAGGCCTTCCTCACCGCATGGGCCTCAGCTTGcagctcaaccggtcaagccACTATCTATGTTCCTAAAGGGACTTACTTGATCGGTTCGACCATTACATTCAATGGACAGACTTGTAGGTCAAGTTCCATCACAATCCACATTGATGGGACCTTAGTTGCACCATCCAATTATCGCAAGCTTGGTAGCAGCGCAAATTGGATCATATTCCAGAGAACCAACCGTCTTTCAATCTATGGAGGCACTCTTGACGCCAAAGGCTCGGGCTTGTGGGCTTGCAAGGCCTCCGGCAGCCACTGTCCTTCAGGCGCTACG tcATTGGAATTCAGCAATTCAAAGAATGTCTTAGTAAGTGGTTTGACCTCCTTAAATAGTCAAATGTTTCATATTGTCATCAACGGTTGCAATAATGTGAAACTACAAGCACTTAAAATCTCCGCCTCAAGCAACAGCCCCAACACCGATGGAATCCACATCTCTTCGTCTTCTGGCATTACAGTGGTAAACTCGAAAATCGGTACAGGAGACGACTGTATCTCCATTGGCCCCGGCTCCACTAATTTGTGGATTGAGAACATTGGTTGTGGCCCGGGCCATGGTATCag TATTGGGAGCTTGGGGAAGGATGTGAAAGAAGCCGGGGTCCAAAATGTGACGGTTAGGACAGCGACATTTACAGGGACACAAAATGGGATAAGGATTAAGACGTGGGCGAAACTTAGCAATGGGTTTGTAACAAACGTTCACTTCCAACACGTCACGATGGTAGGTGTTCAAAATCCCGTCATCATTGACCAACATTACTGCGACGGAAACAACAACTGCCCTAATTTG GGTTCTGGAATAAAGATTAGTGATGTTACATACGAAGATATTCACGGAACATCTGCAACTGTTGTGGCATTAAATTTCAATTGTAACAAAGTGAAGCCGTGTAGTGGAATAATGTTGAAAGGCGTAAATCTTATCTATGCAAATAGCAAGACGGTTGTACGATCATCGTGCTCTAACATCCGAGGCAGTGCGTCACGAGTGGTCTCTCCTAGGAGTTGCCTATAG